A single Trypanosoma brucei gambiense DAL972 chromosome 9, complete sequence DNA region contains:
- a CDS encoding BARP protein, with amino-acid sequence MSITFHNLWLLLTVLCTAGIRAHHGWTNCYPAGTSPPVEEIRASCEVAHQLRGLSQTVTSAVETSAAASSKAFEAKVQAEEAVELAESKGLNVTKAKEAAVRATLAAEAAATAASNVEINAANIAAVPWLERRQNTGWEVLKKCINLDDDIKKMASKCKSAAEVVTAESISAALNDLGKTFISEKSRETLRKESVEFHKELASLEEHVEEAVRAQKRAEDAAADANETVGTNTGPVGNSVASPEGSVLLLMAGLFLSSLPLEVTTP; translated from the coding sequence ATGAGCATCACTTTTCATAACTTATGGCTACTTTTAACAGTGTTATGCACTGCAGGTATTCGTGCTCATCATGGCTGGACCAATTGCTACCCTGCGGGAACCAGTCCACCTGTAGAAGAGATTCGTGCGTCATGCGAAGTGGCTCACCAACTTCGAGGACTATCACAAACAGTAACATCTGCTGTGGAAacttccgctgctgcttcgagtaaggcatttgaagcaaaggtacaagcagaggaagctGTGGAACTTGCCGAGTCAAAAGGCCTAAACGTTacgaaagcgaaggaagctgctgtgagagcaacactcgctgctgaagctgcggctacgGCTGCAAGTAATGTGGAAATTAACGCTGCAAATATTGCTGCTGTGCCGTGGCTAGAACGAAGACAAAATACAGGTTGGGAGGTGCTTAAGAAATGCATTAACTTAGACGatgatataaaaaaaatggcatCGAAGTGTAAAAGTGCAGCGGAAGTTGTAACAGCCGAATCGATCAGTGCGGCATTGAACGATTTGGGGAAGACATTTATAAGTGAGAAGTCTCGAGAAACCTTACGGAAGGAAAGCGTTGAGTTCCATAAAGAGCTCGCGTCTTTAGAGGAACATGTCGAAGAAGCTGTCCGTGCACAAAAACGGGCTGAGGATGCAGCTGCAGATGCGAATGAAACAGTCGGTACAAATACGGGACCAGTTGGAAATTCCGTTGCATCACCTGAAGGGTCAGTGCTGCTACTGATGGCTGGACTGTTTCTCAGTTCTCTACCGTTAGAGGTTACAACTCCATGA
- a CDS encoding BARP protein: protein MGGDLSADNVLVLCRVAEQLRGLPDTVSSALVNAAAASSKAFEAKVQAEEAVELAESRGLNVTKAKEAAVRATLAAEAAATAASNVEINAANIAAFSTDFLETANLLLFEVSGAKDVGGDVRIVARRCTGEANFVTVASLTNALDNVTSLYSVYGKATASLSVESVALLEELKMLEDGLKKSQVAVSEAADAADQLKLLEDAVEVSSNTAKGAVNNHNTANNESNKATRNEDQDEGRTVGNNDKEFTINSEDYTKKNQGENGDLSSSTLTEYSGSAFIAKYPFHLCTIFTFYTVL, encoded by the coding sequence ATGGGAGGTGATCTATCAGCTGACAACGTACTTGTATTGTGTCGTGTGGCGGAACAACTTCGAGGTTTACCGGATACAGTAAGTTCTGCTCTTGTtaatgccgctgctgcttcgagtaaggcatttgaagcaaaggtacaagcagaggaagctGTGGAACTTGCCGAGTCGAGAGGCCTAAACGTTacgaaagcgaaggaagctgctgtgagagcaacactcgctgctgaagctgcggctacgGCTGCAAGTAACGTGGAAATTAACGCTGCAAATATTGCTGCTTTCTCTACAGATTTTTTGGAGACTGCGAACTTGTTGCTGTTTGAAGTTAGTGGCGCAAAAGATGTTGGTGGTGACGTGAGAATCGTGGCGCGAAGGTGCACGGGTGAAGCGAACTTTGTTACGGTTGCTTCTCTAACCAATGCACTGGATAATGTTACTTCTCTGTACTCCGTGTATGGCAAAGCCACGGCTTCTTTGAGTGTGGAAAGTGTTGCCCTTTTGGAGGAGCTGAAGATGTTGGAAGATGGCTTGAAGAAGTCACAGGTTGCTGTTTCGGAGGCGGCTGACGCAGCAGACCAGTTGAAACTATTGGAAGATGCAGTTGAAGTATCGAGCAATACTGCCAAAGGGGCTGTCAATAACCATAATACCGCAAATAATGAAAGCAACAAAGCAACAAGAAATGAAGATCAGGATGAAGGTAGAACAGTCGGAAATAACGACAAAGAATTTACTATAAATTCTGAGGATTATACGAAGAAAAACCAAGGAGAAAACGGGGACCTGAGCTCGAGTACCCTTACAGAATATAGCGGAAGTGCTTTTATCGCTAAATATCCCTTTCACCTGTGTACCATATTTACTTTCTATACAGTTCTATGA
- a CDS encoding BARP protein: MSITFHSLWLLLTVLCTAGIRAHHVWNDCFADGSYPPLEGIPALCGVAEQLRGLPDTVSSALVNAAAASSKAFEAKVQAEEAVELAESRGLNVTKAKEAAVRATLAAEAAATAASNVEINAANIAALPWSQRRQDAGLQKVALCDNVDKDVREAAAKCTKKANNVTAESLRAALEALENLVTDVKFQENLRMEDVEFHTELKSLEEHVEEAVRAQREAEAAAAEANETAGTNTGPVGNSVASPEGSVLLLMAGLFLSSVL, from the coding sequence ATGAGCATCACTTTTCATAGTTTATGGCTACTTTTGACAGTGTTATGCACTGCAGGTATTCGTGCTCATCATGTCTGGAATGATTGCTTTGCTGATGGAAGCTATCCACCACTAGAAGGTATACCCGCATTGTGTGGTGTGGCGGAACAACTTCGAGGTTTACCGGATACAGTGAGTTCTGCTCTTGTtaatgccgctgctgcttcgagtaaggcatttgaagcaaaggtacaagcagaggaagctGTGGAACTTGCCGAGTCGAGAGGCCTAAACGTTacgaaagcgaaggaagctgctgtgagagcaacactcgctgctgaagctgcggctacgGCTGCAAGTAACGTGGAAATTAACGCTGCAAATATTGCTGCTTTGCCGTGGTCACAACGAAGACAGGATGCGGGGTTGCAAAAAGTTGCACTATGCGACAATGTGGACAAGGATGTACGAGAGGCAGCAGCAAAGTGTacaaagaaagcaaacaatgTGACAGCGGAATCTCTCCGTGCGGCACTAGAAGCGTTGGAGAATCTAGTTACTGATGTTAAATTCCAAGAAAATTTACGCATGGAAGATGTTGAGTTCCACACGGAGCTGAAATCGTTAGAGGAACACGTGGAAGAGGCTGTCCGTGCACAAAGAGAAGCTGAAGCCGCAGCTGCCGAGGCAAATGAAACAGCCGGCACAAATACGGGACCAGTTGGAAATTCCGTTGCATCACCTGAAGGGTCAGTGCTGCTACTGATGGCTGGACTGTTTCTCAGTTCTGTACTGTAA
- a CDS encoding BARP protein — protein MSITFHSLWLLLTVLCTAGIRADPNNGECPDKGSYPAAEDVLVLCHVAEQLRGLPDTVSSALVNAAAASSKAFEAKVQAEKAVELAESRGLNVTKAKEAAVRATLAAEAAATAVSYANAHGTKVGSMTEILWEADEELRELVVCKRMGEETIKAAAECTGTAEGVTAQSLSEALEALANLHYGDENVAETLRRKDVVFHKELKSLEGYVEEAVHAQKQAEDAAADANQVAVGNSVASPEGSVLLLMAGLFLSSVL, from the coding sequence ATGAGCATCACTTTTCATAGTTTATGGCTACTTTTGACAGTGTTATGCACTGCAGGTATTCGTGCTGACCCAAATAATGGGGAGTGTCCGGATAAGGGCTCTTATCCGGCAGCTGAGGACGTACTTGTATTGTGTCACGTTGCGGAGCAACTTCGAGGTTTACCGGATACAGTAAGTTCTGCTCTTGTtaatgccgctgctgcttcgagtaAAGCATTTGAAGCAAAGGTACAAGCAGAGAAGGCTGTGGAACTTGCCGAGTCGAGAGGCCTAAACGTTacgaaagcgaaggaagctgctgtgagagcaacactcgctgctgaagctgcggctacgGCTGTGAGCTATGCGAATGCGCACGGCACGAAAGTTGGATCGATGACAGAAATACTTTGGGAGGCGGATGAAGAGTTGCGTGAACTTGTAGTGTGTAAGAGAATGGgtgaagaaacaataaaagctGCTGCGGAGTGTACGGGCACAGCAGAAGGTGTAACAGCCCAGTCACTCAGTGAGGCACTAGAAGCGTTGGCTAATCTACACTATGGTGATGAAAACGTTGCTGAAACCCTACGCCGAAAAGATGTTGTGTTCCACAAAGAGCTGAAATCACTCGAAGGTTACGTGGAGGAGGCTGTTCATGCACAAAAACAGGCTGAGGATGCAGCAGCTGATGCCAATCAAGTAGCTGTTGGAAATTCCGTTGCATCACCTGAAGGGTCAGTGCTGCTACTGATGGCTGGACTGTTTCTCAGTTCTGTACTGTAA
- a CDS encoding BARP protein encodes MSITFHNLWLLLTVLCTAGIRAHHGWTNCYPAGTSPPVEEIRASCEVAHQLRGLSQTVTSAVETSAAASSKAFEAKVQAEEAVELAESKGLNVTKAKEAAVRATLAAEAAATAASNVEINAANIAAVPWLERRQNTGWEVLKKCINLDDDIKKMASKCKSAAEVVTAESISAALNDLGKTFISEKSRETLRKESVEFHKELASLEEHVEEAVRDKNGLRMQLQMRMKQSVQIRDQLEIPLHHLKGQCCY; translated from the coding sequence ATGAGCATCACTTTTCATAACTTATGGCTACTTTTAACAGTGTTATGCACTGCAGGTATTCGTGCTCATCATGGCTGGACCAATTGCTACCCTGCGGGAACCAGTCCACCTGTAGAAGAGATTCGTGCGTCATGCGAAGTGGCTCACCAACTTCGAGGACTATCACAAACAGTAACATCTGCTGTGGAAacttccgctgctgcttcgagtaaggcatttgaagcaaaggtacaagcagaggaagctGTGGAACTTGCCGAGTCAAAAGGCCTAAACGTTacgaaagcgaaggaagctgctgtgagagcaacactcgctgctgaagctgcggctacgGCTGCAAGTAATGTGGAAATTAACGCTGCAAATATTGCTGCTGTGCCGTGGCTAGAACGAAGACAAAATACAGGTTGGGAGGTGCTTAAGAAATGCATTAACTTAGACGatgatataaaaaaaatggcatCGAAGTGTAAAAGTGCAGCGGAAGTTGTAACAGCCGAATCGATCAGTGCGGCATTGAACGATTTGGGGAAGACATTTATAAGTGAGAAGTCTCGAGAAACCTTACGGAAGGAAAGCGTTGAGTTCCATAAAGAGCTCGCGTCTTTAGAGGAACATGTCGAAGAAGCTGTCCGTGACAAAAACGGGCTGAGGATGCAGCTGCAGATGCGAATGAAACAGTCGGTACAAATACGGGACCAGTTGGAAATTCCGTTGCATCACCTGAAGGGTCAGTGCTGCTACTGA
- a CDS encoding BARP protein, with translation IRAHHVWNDCFADGNHPPVDEIPVLCRVAEQLRGLPDTVSSALVNAAAASSKAFEAKVQAEEAVELAESKGLNVTKAKEAAVRATLAAEAAATAASNVEINAANIAAVPWSQRRQDVGLQELALCDNVDKDVREAAAKCTKKAENVTAQSLSEALEALENLYTDVNTRETLRREDVEFHTELKSLEEHVEEAVRAQKQAEAAAAEANETAGTNTGPVGNSVASPEGSVLLLMAGLFLSSVL, from the coding sequence ATTCGTGCTCATCATGTCTGGAATGATTGCTTTGCTGATGGAAACCATCCGCCTGTAGATGAGATTCCCGTCTTGTGTCGTGTGGCGGAACAACTTCGAGGTTTACCGGATACAGTAAGTTCTGCTCTTGTtaatgccgctgctgcttcgagtaaagcatttgaagcaaaggtacaagcagaggaagctGTGGAACTTGCCGAGTCAAAAGGCCTAAACGTTacgaaagcgaaggaagctgctgtgagagcaacactcgctgctgaagctgcggctacgGCTGCAAGTAACGTGGAAATTAACGCTGCAAATATTGCTGCGGTGCCGTGGTCACAAAGAAGACAGGATGTGGGGTTACAGGAACTTGCACTATGCGACAATGTGGACAAGGATGTACGAGAGGCAGCAGCAAAGTGTACAAAGAAAGCGGAAAACGTGACAGCCCAATCACTCAGTGAGGCACTAGAAGCGTTGGAGAATCTGTACACTGATGTGAATACCCGGGAGACCTTGCGGCGGGAAGATGTTGAGTTCCACACGGAGCTGAAATCGTTAGAGGAACACGTGGAAGAGGCTGTCCgtgcacaaaaacaagcTGAAGCCGCAGCTGCCGAGGCGAATGAAACAGCCGGCACAAATACGGGACCAGTTGGAAATTCCGTTGCATCACCTGAAGGGTCAGTGCTGCTACTGATGGCTGGACTGTTTCTCAGTTCTGTACTGTAA
- a CDS encoding BARP protein has translation MSITFHSLWLLLTVLCTAGIRADDILNNCFAGRKPPPVVYVTALCRVAEQLRGLGGTISSSLLTVTSASSKAFKAKVQAEKAVELAESKGLNVTKAKEAAVRATLAAEAAATAVSYCIIHSTKVGSIAEMLWEVDEELHVFSLCGNKDRDVQDTALKCTDTAEGVTAQSLSEALEGLAKLVFDDNVARKLRQEDTVFQREFMWLQQHMEEAVRAQKQAEDAAADANETAGPNTGPVGNSVASPEGSVLLLMAGLFLSSLP, from the coding sequence ATGAGCATCACTTTTCATAGTTTATGGCTACTTTTAACAGTGTTATGCACTGCAGGTATTCGTGCTGACGATATCTTGAATAATTGCTTTGCTGGTAGGAAACCCCCACCGGTAGTATACGTAACTGCCTTGTGTCGTGTGGCGGAACAACTTCGAGGGTTAGGAGGGACTATTAGTTCCTCTCTTCTTACTGTAACTTCCGCGTCAAGTAAAGCATTTAAAGCAAAGGTACAAGCAGAGAAGGCTGTGGAACTTGCCGAGTCAAAAGGCCTAAACGTTacgaaagcgaaggaagctgctgtgagagcaacactcgctgctgaagctgcggctacgGCTGTGAGCTATTGTATTATCCATTCTACGAAAGTTGGGTCAATTGCAGAGATGCTATGGGAGGTAGATGAGGAGCTGCATGTTTTTTCATTATGTGGTAACAAAGACAGGGATGTACAAGATACGGCATTAAAGTGTACTGATACAGCGGAAGGTGTAACAGCCCAATCGCTCAGTGAGGCGCTAGAAGGGTTAGCTAAATTAGTTTTTGACGACAACGTTGCTAGAAAGTTGCGGCAGGAAGATACTGTGTTCCAGAGAGAATTTATGTGGTTACAGCAGCACATGGAGGAGGCTGTCCgtgcacaaaaacaagcTGAGGATGCAGCTGCAGATGCAAATGAAACAGCCGGCCCAAATACGGGGCCAGTTGGAAATTCCGTTGCATCACCTGAAGGGTCAGTGCTGCTACTGATGGCTGGACTGTTTCTCAGTTCTCTACCGTAA
- a CDS encoding T. brucei spp.-specific protein, whose protein sequence is MHSCWIGSLLLLVGLMFFSIVCRANGTEVKPLEESAEDICAAMKSLNTVNNTVQNIITTIRNHKVKLIRYLQDVETAFERTSSAAAAAKQYGGTFRTASVASKIANDAMSNATRAMLDAETSHNTTLIIEAAANIEAQSARDNATAAAVALQAIWKTTVGTARLQANHTDCVYTPADQMLTSQKLNEHKEKLVVTDSKYNDEHKELKELWARSYLKLFLPLDQLHMLLQKLEWDVATTSEMETTAEKAADAAVAAQEDVEKAAELAAESATESVRAKRYSDRVARGNMKFKTIAGFHEEPLPEVVPRPGAKASAASDPLENEDGAFYVSRGIMPLSQAFFVLAFTI, encoded by the coding sequence ATGCACTCATGTTGGATTGGTTCGCTGTTACTACTAGTGGGACTTATGTTTTTTAGTATTGTTTGCCGAGCAAATGGAACGGAAGTGAAGCCGCTGGAAGAAAGTGCAGAGGATATTTGTGCGGCCATGAAGTCCCTTAATACCGTAAATAACACTGTACAAAATATTATTACCACCATACGCAATCACAAGGTGAAATTGATACGCTATCTCCAGGATGTAGAGACGGCATTTGAAAGGACGAGTAGCGCAGCAGCTGCAGCGAAACAATACGGGGGAACCTTCCGAACTGCGTCGGTGGCATCAAAAATTGCGAATGACGCAATGTCCAACGCCACGCGGGCCATGTTGGATGCTGAAACGAGTCACAACACGACTCTTATTATTGAGGCGGCGGCGAATATTGAAGCACAGAGCGCGAGAGACAACGCAACTGCCGCCGCTGTGGCACTTCAGGCGATATGGAAAACGACAGTTGGCACTGCCAGACTTCAAGCGAACCATACGGATTGTGTGTATACACCAGCTGATCAGATGTTGACGTCCCAGAAGCTGAATGAGCACAAAGAGAAGCTGGTGGTAACAGATAGCAAATATAATGATGAACACAAGGAGTTGAAGGAGCTTTGGGCGCGGAGTTATCTGAAGCTCTTCCTCCCGCTCGACCAGCTCCATATGTTATTGCAAAAGTTGGAATGGGATGTTGCCACAACGTCAGAGATggaaaccactgcagaaaaGGCAGCTGATGCAGCAGTAGCGGCGCAAGAGGATGTTGAGAAGGCGGCAGAGTTGGCGGCGGAGAGTGCGACAGAATCTGTACGGGCAAAACGATACTCCGATCGTGTCGCAAGGGGGAATATGAAATTTAAAACCATCGCAGGATTTCACGAGGAACCTCTACCCGAGGTCGTCCCTCGTCCCGGGGCAAAGGCATCTGCCGCGTCCGATCCATTGGAAAATGAAGACGGCGCTTTTTATGTGTCCAGGGGAATAATGCCGCTCAGTCAAGCTTTTTTCGTACTTGCGTTTACCATATAA